The Corythoichthys intestinalis isolate RoL2023-P3 chromosome 2, ASM3026506v1, whole genome shotgun sequence DNA segment AAATGTAATTTGTCTAGTTATGTGTGTGTGGTCGTGTGCGAGTGTAGTTTAGAAACTCTTACTTGCAATCAATGGTGCAAGAATTTCAGAGCACAGTTTGTAATAGTTAATATTTATTGTAAAAGGAAACTTGCTTTCAGAACAACTGTGGTGGTGTACTCATTTATGTCGAACTCTCTATGTTTTACATACCAAACACAAATATACATGTAAAATGTCTACATTATCATGCAAAGATTTGCGTCCTTTGGTTTTAATGGGGACGGGATTTAATAAGCCCCGGCTTCTCctgtcagcccttgtcttttcttcgggttaattaatcttatcacaatgctatcttgtaactgtcaatgataccgatgatgatgacaataaacaacaGACAAACAAACAGACACAAAGTAACTCACCTTTAGAAGCTTGTCCCTTTGATCGCTGGATTCACGTCCGAAAGAGAGAAGGGGAGGGGGTGaagaaaagttgaaaaaaagttATCTTTGCATAGTGTGAGATAGTGATTTTTaactataaaacaattattCCCAAATCACAACCACTGTGCTGCGCTCCATTAATGTGCCATGATGGAATAATTAGGCCTGCTGCAGGAAATTATCCAATGCCATCTTTTTATTCCAGAGACTTTTAGCAAGAATTAAATGCTCTTCCTTAAAACGACAGTGAGAACAATTAATCACTTGCATTGTCCAGCCGGATTTATTATTAGAATATATTGCGTTAATGACTGAAATTAAGTTCATCTGTGGCAAGAGTAATAGATAAACGTTCAGTTGGATGGTTAAATGCCTGCGATGACAAGTTGTGACTTTAAATGGTAAAAATGTTACTGGTGACACTTCTGTCCAAGGAAAAGGTTTATGCTTGAATAACTGACTTCAACAAAACATGACAATTCCGAGACATATTGTCATGATCGTGTATTGGTACTTGGTATCATGCCTGCTTCATAATATTGAAACTGATTTGATGCCCAGAACCTCAAAAGCAGGGCTTACTGGTCAGTTGTTTGTGATGGAAGCGCACGAATGGTATGACACAATTTGTTTCTTCTAAAGCTTTACTTTTAGCCGATTCATATTAGTATGGGAATGAGCAACTTTGGCTATTTCAGTACTCTGCACACGTAAATGCGTTCGTTCACGCACTACTCGGCTAGCTAAGAACCATTCAAAATGGCTTTCACAGCTTGCTACAAGCTAATTAGTGCACCACGCAATTTGAGTTGACAAAATAAACTCGAAAAACGTGTGTTAGGTCTCAATACTTACGTGCGACCTTATTACTAAAACGCTGCGATTAAGCAATGTTTTACTATTAGCTTTTGCGAAGTCGCTTGTGTGTGTTTGCGTTGGTGGCATACAACGGGTTCTGGAACAGTTATTTCGCAGCACAAAACCGCCAAGGTATCATTTTAGCTTCGATGTGCAGCGGCAATATTTATCTGGAATTCAACTTGACTGAATGTATCCAACTTGCTCGTGATGTCCGGCGACCACCGCACTCGCCATAGCCCGCAGGTCGCTAAAGTTAGCAGGCGGCTAGCTCGCGAGCTGTGTAGAGGCGAGGCTATTTCGCGTGTCCTACCTGAGGGTCAATGCTTGTGGCAGACATAATTCATCAAGCAAGTCCCTGGATTTTCACAGACCCTCGGTGTCCGGCCCGCTGACTGGATTTCAAGCTCCGTGGTGCGAAAAGCAAGTTGCCAGGCGCCAAGCTGTAGTTCACAGCTCAGGTTAGCAGTGTGACTTAGCGCGGTGCTAGTAGCTCAGCTGTGGTGCTCCTTTTCCGCCGTGCGTCTTTCCACAACTTGCGtgtctcccccccaaaaaatacaagtctttctgagAGTTGTCAAGTGACGACAATGAGTCACAGAATAGATCTCCTGAAAAGGGAATGTTTTTCCTGCTCGCTTTTTACTTTCACGGTTTTATTCGAGGGAGAGTGAGCCCTCTTGTGTTAGGTTAAAGCCCAGCCTGGTGTACTTCCCCAATGGCTGCTCCATCCGGGCTTTGCGCCGTCGTTGCACTTCCCCTCGTTCGCGCTGGGGGCGAAAGTTTCCTCATTAGCTTGACGTATTGTGTCGTGCTGCTATCAATGGCACACTTCTCTGGATCCCATCCTTCATTGGGCCAAGGCACATATATTTACATGTCATGAACTCTTtacagcaagggcgtaggtttggtctcaacattggtaacaGCATAAccagcatgtacactttttgctggggatgggagtgCCATAAACGGATTTTAAGGGAGGgccggtggggggggggggggggcagcctccccctggtggccgaaaagtttcattgcatgtaattaactttcctatataagtatataaaagttttaaagcaataaaactgcaacaaaaatgaatgaacaaaaaaatttttttttttataatggatcaattttttttccgagcagatcatgtgactagcaacttagacatTCATTTGCTTTTCATATAATTATCATAAAAAATAAGgggagaacattttttttttcaaatgattttttctttcattgaaaatattttgtttgattgaagcaacttttttggggattaaatgatttggacacaaatgtcctacccatgacatggcccaaacaaaaaaaaggattgcttcaatcagagaaaactttttcaatgaaaaattacgtgttcaaatgcaaatttttcaatctcaaatattttttcgcattcaaaaactttttccatgattgaaatttttctttttctgattgaagtgatttttctttttgaaagcatatattttttgaagcaacttatgttttgattgaatagtaaagacaaaaaatgtcttcgccaaaatgtggcccaagcacaaatcaacattacttcaatcaaaaaagttgcttcaatcaaaaaaaaaacttgacttcaatcaaaacaaaaaaatccgtcAAAGAAATATACCTTtcacgtgcttttttttttttttttagttttttaagtttcaaatttattcttgcattcaaacacattttaatttcattgaaGCGACATTTTTCTTGTTGAAAGTATACATTTTGattcaagcaactttttttttttttattgaagcaactttttttgattgaataataaagacacaaatctacctccatatggctctgcctaggggataaaatttttgactggggtaattaCATTGGCACGAAACCGGCAGGCGTGCCATATTCATTGGATGACGAtcatggcgaaaagtattgcctaagcagcctgatttagaattcccctcaagaatgatgggaaacaaaaaacgctcattttcaacttattattataaatattcttgcaagttgattttattgctgatgctgcgtttcggggtcatcaacatgttgtgcccccccagccccaaaagtcaaactccgcctatggatgggacattaataagaccaaacagattgggtgaacgggggtcagagcaacatttctcacgaatatgaacctaattaattgataggttaaatgatcaacgcaaaataaatctgtattgacttatagtaACTTTCAAAACTTCCAACACTGTTCAATTAaacctttattttcaaaaactacttaagaaacatttttgaaaaataccagaataaatgtttgggttttattagcaaatttaaattgcaatatttgaacataaattattttACCATaagcaataaataaaaacttgttaataatctgttaactatccaggaatgcaaaaactaaaaatttgtcttaagaccactcagcaTTGtctgtcaaaataaataaattaaatacaagtgAAAATAATGTCTTCAGGGACcagggtataacaaaaatagataaaaatggagccttcattcaggtaaaatactactgcttttgtcaacAAGCAcagcatcaacaaaaaatgaaaactttttacttTGTCTATGGTTACCGTATGATTATCTGGGGGGAAAAATGTCTGCATGGGCTGCAattaaggtcaaagataagcaggcaccttagcacaatggcacttacagctacaaatcaagtcagaaatcttggcgtaattattgactcagacctaaaatttgatagccatcttaagaccgtcactaaatctgcttattaccacctcaaaaatatagccagaattaaggcccTTCTgaatcaacaagacatggaaaaacctatgcatgcattcattttcagcagattggactatttcaacggtatatttacaggtcttgataaaaaatcaatcaggaaTCTGcatctagtacagaatgctgcagccagagtcctcacaaataaaaggaaactggacattacaccagttttgaaatcgttaaactggcttccagtgagtcaaaggatagactataaaatactactgctcatctacaaaacacttaatggccttggaccaaaatacatgcttgatttgttaggttcctatgaaacatcaagaccagggttcactaaatccggacctctatttttatccatgaataaatacatgaatataatattttaaaaaatacaataatgattgaTAACTAGAAAATACAATTTCCGGAGAAATTATGATGGTAGCTTTACTTTGATGATCAGTAAACACCTGatacacttcctgtttatttgtggGCCTTTTGGAATcaagtcctgttgattttgtggcattttggggtcacttcctgttgatgcagCACATTTCAGCATGTAAATTAATGTAATAAATGTATTGCATTGTTTATGCTCCTTATCTTCATATGGTCATCAGCCGCGTTTCCCCTTAAgggattaaaatgtgaaaatattttattttaaatgtttggCATGATTTGTATTTAAAGGTGGAACAACATGGTATATTTTGACAGCTGATCAGTGAGTGACCAATGAGAACACATTCCAGcattggctgtttttttttccagaatgtagGTTCCCATAGCCAAGCATGCAGGCCCCCACAGAACATCGTATTTGAACTGGTGTGTGTCACTTTCTTTCAGTGTGTGCTCCACTATGGACCGCAGAAGTGATGTGGGGCACAGCACAAACAATAACAGGAATACCCTCATGCTCTACAATGACAGATGACAGAAGTACTATGCTGTACATTCTTGAGGAACCTCAGATGCGAAGAGAAGGCGAGAGGCTTCGAACATTTCAGAGCTGGCCAACGGATGCTCCTGTTACATGTGGAGATCTGGCCAAGGCGGGATTCTTCTTTCTTGGTCCAGGAGATAAAGTCCAGTGTTTCTGCTGTGGTGGTGTTCTAAGATGCTGGGTACAAGGAGACAGCCCGGCTGCCGAGCACAAGCGGCATTTTCCCACTTGCAGCTTCATACTGGGCCGAGCTGTGGGGAACATTCCACTGCTGAGCGGCTCTCCTGACTCGGTGGACGGACAGCTGTTGAGTCAACTTCAGAGGTTGACAATGGATGACCAGGGGACTGCAGGACAAGCAGTCTACCCAGAGATGGAGGGGGAGGATTCCCGACTCAATACCTTCCACAACTGGCCTACGGAGTCCTCAGTTCAGCCGGATGTTCTTGCCAGGGCTGGATTTTTCTACACAGGTGTTCATTGTCCTTTATCTGTTTCCCTACTATATTAAACGCAAAGCAACATTTGCATATCCACATCATTGGTTAAATATTTAGCTATGACCTAGCCAGTACTAGACTGACCTCTCATTGTGGGAGGTCATAATTGTCCTGCTGAGTCATGGTGTTGTGAAGAGAATATCCTGGACTAAACTGGGCAGCTAAAACAGTTAGGACATTCAGTAGCACTTTTTATGTAGCTGTGCACTTAGAAGTGCACAGATCTCTGCCATGATCAAATAATCCTTATTTGTAGCAGCACTACATTGTGCAATAAGGGtcaccaaactttttaaaactGAGAACTACTTCTTAGGGACCCTACAGATTCATGTTTGATACACACTTCAGAAATAACACAAATTTGCACAATTATCTTTAATTATATAGTGCCATATCAATGATGCCACAGATCTTGTTCATCTTTTTTCTTAATGAATATAACAGTGAAAGTATGAAATAAGGCAACACTTATCTAAAAAATCTCTGCAAGTGCTTACATATGCAAAAGATCACTTTTACAACATCACAATGTGTCATCAGGGGTGAGGTACTTTAAGAACAGGCCCTAGGCTACTCATTTGGTCATGGAGGCAATAAGCTTGGTGACCCTCGGCGTTAGATGTGGGTATCTTTTGGGTTTTCTCCGATATCGTTTACTACTCGGTGCTTTTTTAAACAGTCCTGGTGCTCAAACCATTCTACAGCAAAACAACGCTACAACAacacaaagttaaaaaaaaactactcttTAAATTTACAGTGTCAAATTGAATACAACTATGAGTAAATCTTTCAAAATTATGAAAATGATTGAATCAGCCTCATTGTTGTCATGACTCTCTTGACAAGAGCACTTAATTTGCAAAACTGAAACGACACAAATATTTCGCATTTATGCTATGAAATGTCACACAAATGTAAACCACAAAGTGTTAATTTGAAGAGCAGAGCACAACTTGTAATgtattgtacaaaaaaaaaaaaaaaaagtttaactaTCATTGCTGCCACTTCCCTGTAGATGTAAGCAATCAAAATTTTAATTCCACAAATGTGCTACATAACACTTGTattaggcggcacggtggccgagtggttagcacatgcacctcacagttctgagatcaagggtccaATCCCGGGCTCCAGCCTtcttgtgtggagtttgcatgttctccccgtacctgtgtgggttttctccggggacTACGGTTTCCTCCCAAAAACATgcttggtaggctgattgaacactccaaactgtccataggtatgattgtgtgcatgaatggttgtttgtctcattgtgccctgcgactggctggcaaccaattcaggtacCCTGCCTACTACCCGTAGTTAGctcggataggctccagcacctccgtgacacttgataagcggcatggaaaataaatgaatgaacacTTGTGTTACATGAAACAAGGGCAGAATTTACTTTAAGTTATAAGCCATGCTTGACCAAGCCACAAACAAACAGCATGAGGCAATGGTAGGAACTGCAGTTATATATTAGCTGTCAATGTTAGGTCGTCTTATTAGGAATAGCTTCATACAGTAGGTATTGTTGCTGTATGAACTCAAAACGTCATGTGATTTCATCTAAAGAACTGGGATTAGCTACACCAAAGCTCCACTAGGGGGGATAAAGCACTACAATTACTGTACAGGCAAGCAATTAGTGGACATGTATGCTCAGGCACCGAAATGAGACATTGagatgttcatttttatttggacCATTTATTGCTGGTTGCTTCGGAACCGGTACCAAATTGATACCGGGTTTCGGTACTCAAACCTTACTGGCATACGCACATACTCATACACCGTACAATCTTGACTCGTGAAATACCACGTCATTTTGCAACgtgaaaaaagtcaaccttatcCACCTCAGCACCAAAATCTGAATAGAACTCTTTTCCATTTTGATCACCTTCTACAAGATGGATGGAAATTAtcctaattatttttgttaaattctaaaaaaaaaaaaaaaaaacgatggcaGTAGTAGTAATAGTTGTTTTGTTGTTACAGTGATGCAGCCCCAAATTGTTCTAAATAAGTGAATTTCTCTTTGGTTAATGCGGACTTTTCTGCAAGAAATATTACAATAAAGTAGTAAAGGTTAAGAATTAAGAAATTCTAGTAttcatataaatgcaaaatatcgttgggctgttttttttttttttttaagtcacttAAACACACaccagttttattgtttttctgtATTCATTGGCAGTTTTAGATATGTTTatatgtttatgttatttttaaattatactttataCAGATTACCTTGTTTTTAATGAACGCTCAAGCCTTTTTACAGCTATGCTACTGCTTtgtaatgttggtcaaatcaaatttatttctatagTCCTGTTGAtggtttagtttaaaaaaatatatatatcaacaACCAATGGCATACACAAACACGCGTTCAAAAATTTATATTCACACTTATGGAATCTTCAATGAACATAAGTCTTGGAATGTGAAATGTCtatagtagggatgggaatcgagaccCGGTTCCTAAACAGAACTGGTTCCCTGCATTTCAATTCCATggagttttttgacagtttatcTAATGATTATCTTATTGATTCCAACCAGTATGATTTATGTCACGTACTCCACACATGCTGCACACATTTGATTCAGCAAGTAAGCCATACAGTAAGACAGACAGTACATGATAACTCTAAGAGGGATTTCTCACAAAGTACAATATGAAGGGAAGTCAACAAGTAATTTTGCATTGAATTTCACAGGAcaggtcattattcatgagactacttaaagaaatggtgatttttcccaaaaagtctattaatgaaatataacatatatgcatctaaaatgatcctaaacgattttattagcaattttaatactcctgttagaaaggttccttgggtattcgTTcgctcccatagcaaccagtcagttacttcctgttattgtcctacgtcacacgcGCTGCGTATTGtgggaccgagaataggcgtaaggtgcgcatttcgagcagagtctGGCCACCTGttaatctgtgtgcgtccatgaacgaatgtaagtatttcctcttcatgtcataaagttcttaagataagttagagccgttatccGCGCGGCCGTTTCatgtttttactgttacgtcGGATGGTTGCTCTCGCTCAtcctcgctgcgtcgaggagagcattgtttacattatattcgcgttgcacatttgtgttaagagggaatgtgttagtttagcatcttaagatgatattgtacatccatatgagggcaaagtgcttagttttcgccacttttatggccaagatgaccgcacgtgcacgcagcgtgcttccgggttgtgcgtgtgcactcgcgcccccctacctttgtgttcattatactgtgcGAGTCATGTACgtgtgttattgactgctttacagtcaattggcattgtttattgcatcagcaccAATATGAtataattttctttcctttcagaaccacaaatacagtatacccacacattccagtcttcctccacacacatacaaatgcaTCAACATCTTTCTATGttctcatctgctcattgagtgattctcaTATCAAGTTGCCTGTATGTAGTTTCGATCAGGTTTAATTGCTTAAAGGCTTTTGCCACGGATCTCTGCTATCAGGTCACGGCGACAATGTCAAGTGCTTCTACTGCGATGGGGGGCTGAGGAACTGGGAGCCGGGAGATGACCCCTGGCAGGAACACGCAAAGTGGTTCCCACGGTAACAACATCATCATCTCAATGCTTAATCTACATCAtgtataaaatgtattttatgcACGCACAGCAAGTGAAATAATGCTTTTGTGTCATTCTTCAGGTGTGAATTTCTAGTCCAATCAAGAGGACAGGAATATATTAACAACATCCAGGACGCTCATTTCCATCTGAGCGAGACTGTGGTGAGGCCCGTTTTTTGTACCTATTTGGTATTCTGCACCCATTATCATCATTAATCAGTAAGTCATTTATTGAGTTCTAAACCTATTTTAATTCACCAGGTTGGCTCACAGGCATCCACGGGCCGAGAAATTGGCTCCAGAAATGGTATGAAACGTTTTCAGCAAAAACAAGGGGAGATGTTTGTTCTTCTGCTTACTTGACAACAGTAATCTGCATACATGgtcaaaacaaaaccaaaaaaaaagaaaaaaatgtgctgCCTTTTTGTTCACACTAATGGAGGGAAATAGGGCTGCACTGCAACATGTAACCAGTCAAGAGTAAATAATGGCCGCAGGCAGTTGATTGAATGATTTGGATCACAGCCTGGTGCCACTTTTGTTTGGATTTTACAAGAGCACGGAAGAGGGGGGGAAAAGAACTGTGCAGACTGTTGAGGGGAATAAACACTGTAAATTGCACGTGGAATTACCTGAGCTGTTTGCAGCAATTAGGTGGAATGAATGTGGATGATTTGACAAAAAGACCATTTTAATGTATCTTAGAAGATATATTGAAATGTGTGGTTGCCAATAACTGATTAttcaaaatatacaaagaaaaaagACTCCTGCCATTTTGAAGATTATTTTAGCATGGTGACTCGTTAAGACTAAAGAGTTTAAAGATTGAACTGTGGACCTTTAGCTTGGTACACAGATACTGACCTACAGAACTAGCCACTCCTGCAACTGCGCTACTGTCATCCTATTGTATAAAATATTGTGTGGTTTACATGCGATAACTGACACTTTACGCGACACATGAACATGTGACTGTAACAATACTGACCTGTTGGAGGCAGCGTGGTCTGATAAATAACGTAATAGAACAAGACATGAAAgacgcaatggcgtaccgcaagcaacacgtcacttccactcattaatattcatgacattagctactgttgctaagtagggacaagccaccgtttgtccctaatagaaaatgaatggaaatcgtgtacgaaggatatgtttacagagctaaacctaccaattctccccgaaaatgatgtgcctggtgccaaattcactggcaaagatgtggaagaacataaaaatgttcagttaaagagatgccttggtgtcgaaggctgaaaaagacgaaaaaaaacgagccgacctaagcatagctttagcttttttatcgacgcgactgacaatgacattctcctgtttcaacaagctatcctttaccatcagcgctgtctttcttatataccctctggttgtcctacgtctcttaccattcttgggggtaatttagttagctttgtgtagcgatcgcaaatgctactcagtgacagccaacgaacactttagattttttcattgataacacatcttaattctataatttatttacacttcccccatactaaagttgttatatatatataacagaaacggtaacagtggcagtcagataccattgtaattcttttcaggtcattcattgtcagacagaagcagtacggcacgatgttacgctaaaaaaataagttaaaaatataaaaatggcttacctctttgtcctctgaaagaccatgccaacccaacataatgtttactgcatatgaaatgtgaatggattcactgagctggtgttaaagtccacgcaagttgattcggtcttctcattttttcctcccgagtttttgatttccggaaacgtatgaagaaaacatccttcatgtgtcgtaatgtctagagtcgtttctacaagttccaaaaaagcgatgcgtgatcggcatgttcgtttttgaaagattaccggagaaaagtagcacaaattacgttgtgtctatgagagggcgggtctataatgtcccacttcggctttacttccgctttacgatgcgacgtcacggtctaagaatagcctgcgtgcggtacgccattaggaCTGTTATCTTTTCTGGTGATGACATTGCAGTTGCAAACTCTACTCAACACAGTGAGTTCCTTCTCTATCTGTGAATTGCATTAATAACGGAGTCTGTACTTCAGCTAAACTCACCGTTGATGTCACTCATTAAAACGGTATTGAACAGGTTGAACTTTTACAGTTGTCAACCATCAACAgctttttcagaggattgggaGAAAACGTTAGtctgagcacacacacaaagcaGGACTATCGCGGAGGATAATATTTTAAAGAGAACCAAGAATCAAACATGTTTGCCATTGTACGTGAGGAAGAAAAAATTGTCAAACTTGAGCCGATTGTTGGTATGTGTCTATCCAGCTTCAGCCATCTTGTCTAAAGTTTCAACATCAGTTAAAATCTgtacctgactggtttttgtcaTCTCCAGGAGTGGTCGGTGGTTTGGCAGCGTCATCTGTCATGCTCTCCCCAGTGGTGCAGAGTGTAATCCAAATGGGCTTTGAAGCCAGCCTGGTAGAGAGTCTGGTCCAGACCAAATACCTTTTGACTGGCCAACACTACTTGCATGTGTCTGACCTGGTCTGTGATGTGCTACATGCCGAGGAGGAAGACAGACAGAGAAGGCCACAGAGCAGAGGTAATATTTTCGAGCTGCAAAAACATTCTTTGCACTTTATCACTATTCCTCTTTAATGGAATCTAAGAGTGATATGACCAGAAAAGCTTGTTGGTAGAGAACACAATGAAGGAATGATTAACATACCATGTGGCTGTGTATAGCGTGGTAGCTCCCTTCgattcttttggcactattccaTAGTGATAGTTTGCAGTCGTTCTTTCGGGTACTGCAAAATTGAGCATGTGGCATTCTGttcttatattattattatttactacTATATTAGGTGTGGGCCTGACTATGTCCCCAGATTTTATGAATCCTGTAGTAGTGTTGTTTAGATGTTTAGATATCTAGCAAGATAATCACCTTTAAATCAATCAGATTTCAATGCACAGACACTTGTAGTGTAAGGCCACCATAGTGTGTTCAGGGAGCTTAAAATGCGAGTTCATGGAAGCTGGGAGTAAACTGGAGAACTTGCAGAAAACCCACACAAAcactgggagaacatgcaatCTCTAAACGGGAAAACTCAAGCCGACATTTGAATACTGAAACCTTTAGAACTATTGAGGCATAAATGCAAACCACCTGCCCAGTATGCTGCTTCTATTAAGCAATGACCATCTAAATGGTATTTTATGACTTTATAACAGAGCATGATGGGAGGCTACGCCCTGGTGCTGGGGACGTGAGGACACTATCACCACTGGGAGAGAAAGGTCAGAGGAGTCTTTCAACTAACGTTTGAGCATACGGAATTTCCCTTCTTGCATGCTTTATCTTGTTTGAACAGAGAGGGAGCCCAGTCCCGAAGAGCTTTTGCGGCAGCTACAGGAGGAGAGGACTTGCAAGGTCTGCATGGACAAGCTGGTATCCATTGTGTTCATCCCCTGTGGTCATCTGGTGGTGTGTGGTGACTGCGCTGCTAGCCTGCGTCACTGCCCCATCTGCAGAGCCGTAATCAGAGGCAGTGTTCGTGCCTTCATGTCCTGAGAAAGCGTTGGGATGCAATCCACAGCCTGCGTGTCAAACAAGCACTTCTTTCTCATATGTTACTGGTTTAGTTAGCAGTTACTAAATAGAATCtataataaatatttcaagctcctCAGAAAAGGTGTGGTGAGTTTAATGTGGATTTTGCAAAGAATTTTAGATCATAACAAGCGGCAAGATACAAGAACACATTCTTTTATCATGATACTTATTCACATgaacacaaaggctagttgtggaAAAATACAGATTATATTGGGTTTGGGCAACACTGGGTACAAACAGACAGAGAGAAAGAAATAGAAAACACTTTTtataccccaaaaaataaaatgccaacAAAGATGTGCCATCTTTTCAGTGGAATCCAGCATACAAATAAGCAGTTTTAAGAAGCTGTATTGCACCAAGAGGAAGTAGTAAATTTCAGAAAGATTTATTCCCAATACTGACACAAAATGAGATttacaaacacgcacacacatgctaTAGATTTGAGCAGTGATTCCCAACCAGGGTGCAGTGGCATGACATGAGAAATTACCCAGTTTCCCCAATTTGTCTGAAAATTGGTTTGAAATAAACACCAGCATATTTGCTcattaaatggaaaaaaggtACAGCAAACTAGCGTAGGTTGCCGTTCATACACTAGGTC contains these protein-coding regions:
- the birc7 gene encoding baculoviral IAP repeat-containing protein 7 isoform X1: MTVIETLDILRPYCEASSQTRPLCSYFSVIHLSSTIINHLHFNVCAPLWTAEVMWGTAQTITGIPSCSTMTDDRSTMLYILEEPQMRREGERLRTFQSWPTDAPVTCGDLAKAGFFFLGPGDKVQCFCCGGVLRCWVQGDSPAAEHKRHFPTCSFILGRAVGNIPLLSGSPDSVDGQLLSQLQRLTMDDQGTAGQAVYPEMEGEDSRLNTFHNWPTESSVQPDVLARAGFFYTGHGDNVKCFYCDGGLRNWEPGDDPWQEHAKWFPRCEFLVQSRGQEYINNIQDAHFHLSETVVGSQASTGREIGSRNGVVGGLAASSVMLSPVVQSVIQMGFEASLVESLVQTKYLLTGQHYLHVSDLVCDVLHAEEEDRQRRPQSREHDGRLRPGAGDVRTLSPLGEKEREPSPEELLRQLQEERTCKVCMDKLVSIVFIPCGHLVVCGDCAASLRHCPICRAVIRGSVRAFMS
- the birc7 gene encoding baculoviral IAP repeat-containing protein 7 isoform X2 translates to MWGTAQTITGIPSCSTMTDDRSTMLYILEEPQMRREGERLRTFQSWPTDAPVTCGDLAKAGFFFLGPGDKVQCFCCGGVLRCWVQGDSPAAEHKRHFPTCSFILGRAVGNIPLLSGSPDSVDGQLLSQLQRLTMDDQGTAGQAVYPEMEGEDSRLNTFHNWPTESSVQPDVLARAGFFYTGHGDNVKCFYCDGGLRNWEPGDDPWQEHAKWFPRCEFLVQSRGQEYINNIQDAHFHLSETVVGSQASTGREIGSRNGVVGGLAASSVMLSPVVQSVIQMGFEASLVESLVQTKYLLTGQHYLHVSDLVCDVLHAEEEDRQRRPQSREHDGRLRPGAGDVRTLSPLGEKEREPSPEELLRQLQEERTCKVCMDKLVSIVFIPCGHLVVCGDCAASLRHCPICRAVIRGSVRAFMS